The uncultured Methanobrevibacter sp. genome includes the window CCGGATCTTGTGATGCACTAACTACCCCCACCAAAGATACGAACAAGAACAATATCAAAATTAATAAAACAGGTTTTATTATTTTTTTGATATTATCTCCTCCATTGGAATACAATTTTTTACTTACCCATATGATAAATCAAATTTACCATACCAATTTAATTAAATATTTAATTAAATCATAAAAGAACTATGAATTACCACATATAACACGTGTGATAAAAGCACAATTTCTTTTACATTAGTATCTTTGTATCAACCATTTAAATTTTAACATCACTTAATCAAATTAAGTAATGAACATTTTAATAAACAATTGCATGAAACTCTTTAAAAAATGAATAAATAAAAATTTTCACTACTGCGCCCATATAACTGACATATCAATTTAAACACACAAAAACAACAACGATTATATATTTATTCAATATGTTAATTAAAAAAAGAAAAATATTAGGAGAAAAATCTCCATTGATTATTTTTTAAATTTTCTCAAAGAAGTCACACCGGCCAATAAGAGAACTGCAAGCAATGCTATTAATGGATTACCTGTTGCATTTTCTACAGCGGTTTTAACTTCTTTTTGTGGTTGAGTACTGTTTTTAGGAGTCTCATTAACAGGTTTTTCAGGAGTCTCATTTTCAGGAACAGTTTTATTATTATGTTCAACAGTTACATTAGTTGTATTGATACTGTTTACTGTATCATTGGTAAGGTTGTTTCCTGCAACAGCAGTGTTGACCTTAAAACCTTCACTTAATGCCTTAAAGAAAACTGTAAAGTTTGAAGCCTGACTTATTCCCAAAACATCTCCATAGGTCCATTTATTCTTGCCGTCAAATGACCATTTGCCGGATTCATCCACGAAATGATCATAGTTCAAGCCTTCAGCACCGTTGTCAATAACATAAACACCAGTCAGGTTGCAGTCGCCTGTATTTTTAACTATGATAGTGAAACTTGCCATTTCACCGACCTTGACATTTTTGTTGTTTGAAATCTTTTCAACAGTCATGTTCGGAGCGTAAACTCTAAAGTTCACAGTATCATTATCAAATGTAATATTTGCCAAACCTGAAGTTACATTATTGGTCATGTTACCTGCTTTTGTAACCTTGAATGTCAGGATAATATATGCTGATTCTTTTGGAACCAGAGTATCATTCAATATCCATAATTTGGATTCAGTGTCATAAGTCCAATTAAATGAGGACTTGAATGACTTGTAGACTAAACAGTCACTGAAATCAGTATCATTAATCCAAAGATTGGTCAAGTTACATTCTCCGGTGTTGGTAACTGTGATATTGAAGTCCACATCACTGTTTAGATAAATGTCTTTGGTAATTATCTCTTTTTCAACAGTTAAATTAGGATTATATGTAATGTTGAATGCAAACACGTTCTGTGTTGCGGAAGGTGTAATGATTTCTCTAAAGTTAAATACTGCCACAGTTCCATTTTCATAGAATCTTAAGGCATTATTTGTCGGAACCCTATAACCTGAGTCATATAATGAAATTATCTCCTGAACAATAGGATCATCATTTTCACTAAACTTACGGTCAGTAAATGCGTTAACTAATTTTTGAAGATTTGAATGATGGGTTTCATCGTCCCAATATTTATAAATCAATATTTTAAGATACTCACCAACACCCTCTTCGGATATTGAATTTTGAGCAAATCTTAGGTTTTCCCATAAAACCCCATATTGTGGATAATCTGCATACTCTTCCATACAGTATGCGTAATAACCCGGCATGATGGCGATTTCATTATCAACATCATAATCCATTTCCAGATATGTGGTATGATTCATTGAAAGTGCAACCTGATTTGGATGAACATTATTGGAACTTATCAATTTTGTTGCGGCCAATATGGTCCAGTGATCATATGCTACATTGTCATAAAACTCTGAATTGGATACATTGGCGGTTATTGTACATATTGCTCCACCGTGGTTTGCTTCATTTCTTATGAATTTGGAGTTTGTAATTGTTGGATAGTCCGCACTTACAGCTCCACCATATCCCAAAGCAAAATTGTCAGTGAATGTACAGTTGTTTATTGTATCTCCGAAACGGGTACTTGATATAGCTCCTCCACCATATCTTAAAGCCTTATTGCCTGTGAAAGTGTTGTTTTCAAGATAGTTGTGACCTCTTTCATATAATATTGCTCCTCCAGTCATTGCAACGTTATTGTTGAATTTGGAGTTGGTTACATGAGTGTCAACACCCCAGGAGTAGATTGCTCCACCCTTTGTTCCTAAGTTAGGTTCGCCGTCCTGTTCACTAACTCTACCATTATTATTAAAAGTACAATTATTTATGGTAGTGTTTGAAATGTTCTGGCCTGAAATGGTTTTTTCAATGTAAATTGCACCACCTCTACCAGCAGCATTTTTATTAAAAGTACAATTTTCAATTAAATTATCATTATTTCTAATAAAAATTGCACCACCATTATCTGGAGCGACATTATTTTCAAATTTAGAATTTATAAACTTATTTTTTTCACTTTCTAAATAAATGGCCCCTCCAAAACCAGGAACATTATCATCTGGAATACCGTATGCATTATTATTCTTAAAAGTACAATTATCTACAGTAGTGTTAAAGGCACCTTTTGTACCAAAAATTGAACCACCATTTCTCATAGCATAAGTACGGTCAAATGAATTATTTACTAAAATATTGTTTGGACCTTGTAAATAAACAGCTCCACCATCACTATCAGTATAACCTCTTGCATAGGTACAATAAAAATCATTATTTGAAATAGTGTTGTTGCCACTATTACTATAAACCATTATGGCTCCACCATATCTAGCATTACTATATTCAAAAGAATTGTTGTTTATAATATTTCCATAGCTGCCAAAACATAAAATTTCTCCACCTAATGCTCCAAAACCGGATTTGAATTTATTATTAGTGATATTTGCATTTTTACGTGTGGTAATTGATCCTCCATTTGAAGCAAAGTTATTATCAAAAGTACAATTTGTAATTAATGCATCGGGAGCATTATTATAAATTGCGCCACCCATTGCACGTGCATAGTTATCTTCAAATATACAATTATTAATCACAATATTATTATGAGGGTCTATATAAA containing:
- a CDS encoding right-handed parallel beta-helix repeat-containing protein, which encodes MIKGLTFINGYYTWGSALDLDGDNIRIDSCTFKDNIAQDEEGTTGQGTIYIDPHNNIVINNCIFEDNYARAMGGAIYNNAPDALITNCTFDNNFASNGGSITTRKNANITNNKFKSGFGALGGEILCFGSYGNIINNNSFEYSNARYGGAIMVYSNSGNNTISNNDFYCTYARGYTDSDGGAVYLQGPNNILVNNSFDRTYAMRNGGSIFGTKGAFNTTVDNCTFKNNNAYGIPDDNVPGFGGAIYLESEKNKFINSKFENNVAPDNGGAIFIRNNDNLIENCTFNKNAAGRGGAIYIEKTISGQNISNTTINNCTFNNNGRVSEQDGEPNLGTKGGAIYSWGVDTHVTNSKFNNNVAMTGGAILYERGHNYLENNTFTGNKALRYGGGAISSTRFGDTINNCTFTDNFALGYGGAVSADYPTITNSKFIRNEANHGGAICTITANVSNSEFYDNVAYDHWTILAATKLISSNNVHPNQVALSMNHTTYLEMDYDVDNEIAIMPGYYAYCMEEYADYPQYGVLWENLRFAQNSISEEGVGEYLKILIYKYWDDETHHSNLQKLVNAFTDRKFSENDDPIVQEIISLYDSGYRVPTNNALRFYENGTVAVFNFREIITPSATQNVFAFNITYNPNLTVEKEIITKDIYLNSDVDFNITVTNTGECNLTNLWINDTDFSDCLVYKSFKSSFNWTYDTESKLWILNDTLVPKESAYIILTFKVTKAGNMTNNVTSGLANITFDNDTVNFRVYAPNMTVEKISNNKNVKVGEMASFTIIVKNTGDCNLTGVYVIDNGAEGLNYDHFVDESGKWSFDGKNKWTYGDVLGISQASNFTVFFKALSEGFKVNTAVAGNNLTNDTVNSINTTNVTVEHNNKTVPENETPEKPVNETPKNSTQPQKEVKTAVENATGNPLIALLAVLLLAGVTSLRKFKK